Below is a genomic region from Chelmon rostratus isolate fCheRos1 chromosome 7, fCheRos1.pri, whole genome shotgun sequence.
AATTGACTCAGATCCCTTAGGGGGCATTTTGCAGGACCATAAACCCCCACACCAATGAAACAATactaataaatgaaaaaaataacaatttccTTTCCTTTAGGCTCCTTAATTGCCACCAAAAGTTTGAACAGTGTTAGTTTTATGCATAAGAACATAATTAGGATAATTGGGACACAGtgtgctgtgtctctgtgtaaGAACGAGAGGGTCAGAGGCAGGTTTAATTGAGGACACAAGCTAAAAAAGGTGAGTAGTGATGCGTTGGTAGGACTGGTTCAGTTATTGTCTGCCCTATTCTGCTTCATCTAATGTAGGCTGGCTCTAAAAATACCATGATAATAATAGTCACTCCTTTGCTTTCATCTTCCTTATTTTTTAGAAGCAACACGATAAGAGAGAACGACAAGAGTGTCCTCCACTGGTGAAACATCATAGtacaacagaggaagaaaattaGGCTCGCATCAGTTTcgtcagcatttatttttttcagaaacgCTACAAAGACTCTCTTAAATTAAAGCCTCACGAGGtgaaaaaagtcaaacagtATGTACAGTGCATTGCTTTCATCAAGTAAACCTACATCACTGACCGTGTGTGAACAGTGTCGATCATGAAGCTACAACAAACACATCTTGGTTTAAGACAATCTTTCAAGTGGGTTCCAGGTACGTTACAACACTCGAGACCGTGTCGGCAAGAGCGAGTCAAGTTCAGTCCAAACGGCCAGGGAGCCAGACTGACGCTCGGCCCCCTGCAGGGTGACTCATCACTCCAAACTGGCTGGCTGCTCCTCGGTGTGGCGTCATGAGCGGGCTCCAGCAGGGGGGGTCACAACCAGATGGAGCAAAGTCATGGTGATACAATGAAATGACACAGTATGATAGTAAACAGTGTTCTATTTCCACTGGGTTCCTCTCAGTTTCACTTTGATATCgcttccattcatttttaaagattcaTTACTAGTGGGGTTTTTTAGAAATATTTCGAGATCtatatttatttgtatgtatttattcatgaatccaacatgtgtgtgtattgaccggggtgtggagctgctgcattCAACTACCACTGCAAGAATAGATAAAGCTGTATCAAATTGATCAGAATGATCACGTCACTCTTTATAGGTTATCCCAACACACGACATATAAATGACCATCCGGTCACGtgtttcactctctctgttaTGTGTGGGTATGGTGAGGCGCTGAGTCAAAATGTGGTTAATATGGAGAGCAGAGATTgtgcaaaaatgaataaaatcagttcaaaacacagcaaacaaaaactACTGTGGGCCAAGCCCCCTCTACACTGTCAGCTATCTACTGACTAAGGTCTAATCACATCCTGACTTCTCCCAGCCCTTTCATGGATACCATATCATGGATGATTTTGGTTCTGGGAGGTTTTTTAAGGGAAATAGACGCTTGAAGCATTGCTGCTGGTGGTTGGGCTGTTTGGGCCTCAGTGACATGCAGACTGAGGACCTTCTGGTCTTCCCTCCAGGTgatgtttctcctctttttttctgggAGGAGCTCAGCCGGAGTCATCTCCGCTGTTCTCGTGTCCTGCCTTCGTGCTCTCCTCCGGTTCCTCCGCCGTGCCGCTGTCCGACTCCTCCTCTATGGCGAAGCGCGTGTCCGCGGAGGAACACAGGGAGctgatgctgctctgctccGTGCAAAGCGCGCAGGCCAGCGGAGAGGGCAGCGCGCCCTCGTATTGGAGATGTCCAAAGTGGTTGCCGTGGTTACCGCAGAACGGAAGGGACACCTGCACCGAGTGCAGGCCCGACACAGCGGCGGGAAAGGTGAGGCTGTGCTTCTTGGGCAGCGCTCCCCACTCCCGCTGCTCCTCCTCGTGCACCAGGCGCGTGAAGATGTtgatcctcctcttctctctccttttggAGCGGAAGTAGCCCAGCATTATACCACAGAGGAAGACTCCATAGAAACACATGACTATTAGTATGTACAGGTACGCGTTGTCACCGCTTTTGTCCGCCTGGGACTCCGcggtgctctgtgtgtgcaggaagaGGGGTTTGGGTGATGCTGTGGAGTTTTTCAGGTGCTCCATGTTTTCAGTGCAGGGTACGTAGAGGATCTGAAAAGTGCACTGAAAAAGATATAGAAGCACATCCGTGAATATGAGCGTTTTTCACTTTTACGCACACTTTACGCACGAGTGGAGTTTTGCTGCACGAGTGATTACAAAGTGATGAAAAACTGTGAGAGAACATTTGTAGAGTCACTATACACCCACATTTATGACGttatagacaaaaaaaaagtccactTGTAACTGATAATGAAATTTAATTAGCTGTATCTTAACCCTACGCCATGGCCAGTtctatgaaaaacaaaaaaagcaggagaaaaaagaaaaaagttgtaATTGATGCTTTACAATTACATTCCGTGCATGCAGTTTGCAGTTCATTGCATTCTTGCAACTATAGTGAATTATTAACCTTCCATCAAAATACTTAAATAAACAAGTCCTCATAAAAATATATCGttgaatttattttgaagttttgtacttgcatatttttttaatttggcatttctgcctttttgtgTAGAAGACAACTTTTGCTAGTCGGTTAGAAAAAGTTACCAAAAGTTTTTAGTTCACATAAAACTGAACGAATAATTTCGAAACACAAATGACAAAGTCATAAACTGCCTACTCACCGGACCGAAGAGTTAAGTCTCATGAGAAACTTCTCCGCTTGTATCCTCCTGGAGCTCCTCTGGAGTTTGGCAGCTCTACTGATTTATAGACAGACCCTGGACCGTCATCATGAGTCACGTGACGGGGACTGATCGTAAGCTGAGTCCTTTGGCTATGGAAGCCCTGAAGGGACCCTATGTTTAAAAGATATAAAACAAAGTATCTTTCGACATTATCCGTGCATCTAGGGAGATGTGATGAAATCATGAAATACCCATGAGTATATTAAACTTACTAACTTACTCAATGATTACTACATCATCTCTGGAGTCCAGAAAGAGGCCTCAAGGGGATGTGATGGAAAAATACAGTTATGAAGGAACGCCAAGTGTTTAGAAACTGGTGATACGATGTGAACTAATCCTTGTCACTCAATAACACTCTGTGTATTGGGATCTACAGTTCAAATGCCACgctgaacacattttttttaaatctccagTAAAATTCCAGTTGTAGAAGAACTCATATCTTTTacacaagtaaaagtaccaatagGACTATAAAAATACTTCACTACAACTGAATCTGATGGTGGAAGTACGGAGCTATTATCAGCACTGTACTTCCACTATCCTGTTCCCCTCTAAGTGAATATTATCATACACTGCATCAATagatttttcataaaaaatCACAATCACATTGATACATCAGTATAAATACTGATTAATACATATGTATCAATATCTTAACATGTTGCCATTGCTTGAGGTGGAgttgtttttatctgctttaaaaacagtttggtggtttagtccagtggttcccaacctgcGGGTTGGGAACTCCACACACAAAGCACTTGGGAGCAGGATAATTAAAGGGGCAGTTCTAGCTTCGGGACTTTAATCTTATAGAAAACTTTacctttcaaataaatgtaatggaggAAAAGTGCAATATCTCCCTCTGACATACAGTAGTAGAGAAGAAGTGTAGCCGGACATGGAAATTAGTATTTTGAGTAGCTCAAAGTTGTGCAAGTTGTGTAGTACTGGAGTAAATAATAGTACTCAGTTACTTTTTCACCAGTGCAGAATTCTATATTAAAGTTAGGATTTTGGAAACATCATAAGGCTGCACGAGGTGCACACAACACCTGATGCACTGCTGTTTACAAGTGTTTGGTTCAGctaaagatttattttgtttctgggTCATAAGGTTGGctccttttcttttaaaaatgtgatctCCAAGTGACTGATTTAATTTGAGTCAACTCCTCCCTTTTCAGCAGACACAGCCGAGGATCAGTCTGACGACCCTGAGAATTTACACCTCGATATTGTAATAAATGGTGAGCAGTTAATGGCTGAATTTGATTAGGTTCCAATCACTTGTGACTATTATTGAATTAGTGAGGGCTGatttcacacagttctgttgTTTCAGAGGTACAGACATAAATACACGTCATCATCTGACTTTTGGTCACACCCACTGAGGCTGATATGCTTAATCCAAAAGAATTATAGGGCGATTATAGCAGACATATGAAATGtatttctcagaaacaaaaaaacactcctgCATATAGACCAAACACAATCTTTATTTCCTTCATTTGAGTGTTTTTCCAATGGCGAATTACAAATAAATAGCTGGATGCACTTATGTTACAAGGCAGTGGAGCTCCAAAACTGCTCTATGATCATAAAGTTAAAATAGAGGCTATACATGTGCTTCCTCTGCTGATCACAGCTccacatacatatatgtacactTAAGGAgaaacatcaaataaaaaatcagtCAGGGATTAGAAAGGTGTGACTCAGAGTCATGGAGAAGGCAACAGGTGTCACATCGTGAGGGATACTGGGACCATGTTTGTGCCAAGTGTGGACTTGAAGAGTCACTCAGTCATTCTTGTGCAGATGACACAAATATGTGGCAAGGCTTTAAGCTGGTGAAGACAGTCCTGGGGTGTTTACTATGAAGCAAGTCGGACACAGCCAGGCTTTCTTTGCATGTCAGAGACAATGAGTATCACGACTGTGGTTAACAACTTTCTTTGTTATTCCAGGTCTTCTTCATCAGGCTCTGTTTGGTGCCCCATTTGACTCTTCTTCCTCACAAACTGGATCGATTATGTGCCGCCTACTTCAGTCCAGAGGAGCAGATCAGTATAATGGAGAACTATGAAGAATATAAAACAATTATTATAGCAAAAagcaacactgctgctgcaaataaGGTAAAAGATGAATGCTGGCAGAAAACTGCTAATCCTGTAAATTTGTAAGTTGATATATGTATTTTACCACGCATTGTGTATTTAGGTCTGACACTGTGCCCTAATGAAGGACACATCAAAGTGAAATAATAATTTCTGAATAGACTAATGCATTTTCTCATCGGTGTCCTATAAACTGCAATACCAAGCAGCGTGAAACAGACCGGGCACAAAGACATAATCCTGAGTGGTCTGTTGTTACTGTGCCTTCATCATTCTCTTGATGATATGGATGGATGATATAAAGTTTAAAAGGGAAAAGGCATGTAGGTTCTCATAGCACACAGTTTGCATTGCTCTGATTACACATTTTTTACCAACAGCTCACCAAGTTGAAGAGAACCATCGTCATGACACTGAACACTCTGGCTGCGCGGCTAACCCATTAATCTCACTTCTTAGTTCACCCCTCAGCACAGTAAatgctaaacacacacactttgtcaaAGTGTGCTTTTAGAAGCAGTGCATCCACGCACAATGAGAAAGCTTTATTCATGTCCTGTCTGTAACTGGCTTATTTAGACAAACATGATTTATCAAATATGACAATGATTACACAGACATTTCATCTGtaatacaagaaaataaat
It encodes:
- the kcne4 gene encoding potassium voltage-gated channel subfamily E member 4; this translates as MEHLKNSTASPKPLFLHTQSTAESQADKSGDNAYLYILIVMCFYGVFLCGIMLGYFRSKRREKRRINIFTRLVHEEEQREWGALPKKHSLTFPAAVSGLHSVQVSLPFCGNHGNHFGHLQYEGALPSPLACALCTEQSSISSLCSSADTRFAIEEESDSGTAEEPEESTKAGHENSGDDSG